From a single Elusimicrobiota bacterium genomic region:
- the galT gene encoding galactose-1-phosphate uridylyltransferase — protein MPELRENLATKEWVVIATERARRPEDFHREGPARPPLPERLASCPFCPGNEARTGAGVYSLGEPWRVRAVKNKFPALTPDARLDDPQAGRYHRLAGLGRHEVIIESPSHAKHLALLAPEQVREVFFVYRERFRESLKDPSVAMSLVFKNHGESAGTSLEHPHAQLIGSSVVPAHIRHRMEEAEEYHRKNGVCVFCDMRKEEERQGARILADTERFTAFVLFAALSPFHIWVLPKRHTASFGDATDAELGDLAEVMRVLLRKIHVGLDNPDYNLLIQSAPQDRGETAPFHWYLSLVVRISRAAGFELGSGMYINTTLPEDSARFLNSLPA, from the coding sequence ATGCCCGAGCTCAGAGAGAACCTGGCCACCAAGGAATGGGTCGTCATCGCGACCGAACGGGCCCGCCGCCCCGAGGACTTCCACCGGGAGGGCCCGGCGCGTCCGCCCCTGCCGGAACGCCTGGCCTCCTGCCCCTTCTGCCCCGGCAACGAGGCCCGGACCGGCGCAGGCGTGTATTCTTTGGGAGAGCCCTGGCGGGTGCGGGCGGTCAAGAACAAGTTCCCGGCCCTGACCCCGGACGCCCGGCTCGACGACCCGCAAGCCGGCCGCTACCACCGCCTGGCCGGCCTGGGCAGGCACGAGGTCATCATCGAATCGCCATCCCACGCCAAGCACTTGGCGCTCCTGGCGCCGGAGCAAGTCCGCGAGGTTTTTTTCGTCTATCGTGAGCGCTTCCGCGAGTCGCTGAAGGACCCCTCCGTGGCCATGAGCCTGGTCTTCAAGAACCACGGCGAGTCCGCGGGCACCTCCTTGGAGCATCCGCATGCCCAGCTCATCGGCTCATCGGTGGTCCCAGCCCATATCCGCCACCGCATGGAAGAGGCGGAGGAATACCACCGAAAGAACGGCGTCTGCGTGTTCTGCGACATGCGCAAGGAGGAGGAGCGCCAGGGCGCGCGCATCCTCGCCGACACCGAGCGCTTCACCGCCTTCGTGCTGTTCGCGGCCCTCTCGCCTTTCCACATCTGGGTCCTGCCCAAGCGCCATACGGCCAGCTTCGGCGACGCCACCGACGCGGAGCTCGGCGACCTGGCCGAGGTGATGCGGGTCCTCCTGAGGAAGATCCATGTCGGTCTGGACAACCCCGACTACAACCTCTTGATCCAGTCCGCCCCGCAGGACCGCGGCGAGACGGCGCCCTTCCACTGGTACCTGAGCCTGGTGGTGCGCATCTCCCGGGCCGCCGGCTTCGAGCTCGGCTCGGGCATGTACATCAACACCACCCTGCCCGAGGACAGCGCCCGATTCCTGAACTCGTTGCCGGCTTAG
- a CDS encoding hemolysin III family protein, which translates to MQDRTVPVIPAAAPPPAPALDTQRSLSEARQALAHSLRLPAAPPVPEVWSMRLSLAGAALSLAASASLLAPALAAGSRPHIASFSAYGLGLVAMFLASAAFHHRAGRPRRQFKNLDYCAIGLTIAGTFTPFCVLTRSGAPCYGALALVWALAAGGAALRLARPELPKRVFVAFFLAGGWAAGAAAWPALRLITPACAVLLLLGGAVYSAGTVFFNRYDGEVEPPGFGQHEIWHLCILAAAACHFLAIRLSLAPGGF; encoded by the coding sequence ATGCAGGATAGAACCGTTCCCGTCATCCCCGCGGCCGCTCCCCCGCCGGCGCCTGCGCTCGACACCCAGCGCTCACTGAGCGAGGCGCGCCAAGCCCTGGCGCATTCCCTGCGCCTGCCGGCCGCGCCGCCGGTCCCGGAGGTCTGGAGCATGCGGCTCTCTTTGGCGGGCGCCGCGCTGTCGCTGGCGGCCTCGGCTTCGCTCCTGGCGCCCGCCCTGGCCGCGGGCAGCCGGCCGCACATCGCCAGCTTCAGCGCCTATGGGCTGGGGCTGGTGGCCATGTTCCTGGCCAGCGCCGCTTTCCACCACCGCGCCGGGCGCCCGCGGCGCCAGTTCAAGAACCTGGACTATTGCGCGATCGGCCTGACCATCGCGGGGACGTTCACCCCGTTCTGCGTCCTGACCCGGAGCGGAGCTCCGTGCTATGGGGCGCTGGCCCTGGTGTGGGCCCTGGCCGCCGGGGGGGCGGCTCTGCGGCTGGCCAGACCGGAGCTTCCCAAGCGGGTCTTCGTCGCCTTCTTCCTGGCCGGGGGCTGGGCCGCGGGGGCGGCGGCTTGGCCCGCTCTGCGGCTCATCACTCCGGCTTGCGCCGTCCTCCTGCTCCTGGGCGGCGCGGTCTATTCCGCGGGGACGGTCTTCTTCAACCGCTACGACGGCGAGGTGGAGCCTCCCGGCTTCGGCCAGCACGAGATCTGGCACCTGTGCATCCTGGCGGCGGCCGCCTGCCATTTCCTGGCCATACGCCTCAGCCTGGCTCCCGGCGGATTCTAG
- a CDS encoding MFS transporter, with translation MESTGKPGLLNESERPTSRHYVILGMSWAGWLFDFYDLMLFSFLLVPIKRDLGLQDWELSLLMGSSLAATAIGGVVFGFLADRLGRKRILSWTIGVYSVGTCLCGFSTSVWWLLAFRVVTGFGVGGEWATGQTLIGETFPARMRARFAAVMQTGAPLGIALASVVGGFVEPALVGAFGLDWGWRACFFISLLPALLVVIIRRHMPESDVWQAQRETGGARQGFLAALRADPGLSRLFLLGLVLALTDMSAYWFTYTWLPKYLYDQLGFSMAKSGLWMLVTQAGGFLGYLSFGVVADWRGRRVAYTAFSLVWAFGLLAVTWFWGAIDARVWLTLVFMFLVGFGTGNFSGYGPIFSELFPTALRSTAMGAAFNLARGAQFFTPLMITWVTALHWGSGGHGLGAGISIGALFAVFTGLWVWTLPETKGTKIGA, from the coding sequence ATGGAATCCACAGGCAAGCCCGGCCTGCTCAACGAGAGCGAGAGGCCCACTTCCCGCCACTACGTGATCCTGGGGATGTCCTGGGCGGGGTGGCTGTTCGATTTCTACGACCTGATGCTGTTCTCGTTCCTGCTGGTGCCCATAAAGAGAGACCTCGGGCTGCAGGACTGGGAGCTCTCGCTGCTCATGGGCTCCTCGCTGGCGGCGACCGCCATAGGGGGGGTCGTCTTCGGCTTCCTCGCCGACCGGCTCGGGCGCAAGCGGATCCTCTCCTGGACGATCGGCGTCTACTCGGTCGGGACCTGCCTTTGCGGGTTCTCGACCTCGGTCTGGTGGCTGCTCGCGTTCCGGGTCGTGACCGGTTTCGGCGTGGGCGGCGAGTGGGCGACCGGGCAGACCTTGATAGGGGAGACCTTCCCGGCCAGGATGCGGGCGAGGTTCGCGGCGGTGATGCAGACGGGGGCGCCGCTGGGGATCGCCCTGGCCTCCGTGGTGGGCGGGTTCGTGGAACCCGCCCTCGTGGGCGCCTTCGGTCTGGACTGGGGCTGGAGGGCATGCTTCTTCATATCGCTCCTGCCGGCGCTGCTCGTGGTCATCATCCGGCGGCATATGCCCGAATCGGACGTGTGGCAAGCCCAGCGCGAGACCGGCGGCGCGCGCCAGGGGTTCCTGGCCGCGCTCAGGGCCGACCCCGGTCTCAGCCGCCTCTTCCTCTTGGGGCTGGTCCTGGCCCTCACCGACATGTCGGCCTACTGGTTCACCTACACCTGGCTCCCGAAGTATCTTTACGACCAGTTGGGCTTCTCGATGGCGAAGTCCGGGCTTTGGATGCTGGTGACGCAGGCCGGAGGGTTCTTGGGCTATCTCTCCTTCGGCGTGGTGGCTGACTGGAGGGGGCGGCGGGTCGCCTACACGGCATTCTCGCTGGTCTGGGCTTTCGGCCTGCTGGCTGTGACGTGGTTCTGGGGGGCCATAGATGCCAGGGTCTGGCTGACCTTGGTGTTCATGTTCCTGGTGGGTTTCGGGACCGGGAACTTCTCCGGCTACGGCCCCATCTTCAGCGAGCTTTTCCCGACGGCGCTGCGGTCCACGGCCATGGGCGCGGCCTTCAACCTGGCGCGCGGCGCGCAGTTCTTCACGCCGCTTATGATCACCTGGGTGACCGCGCTGCATTGGGGCAGCGGCGGCCATGGCCTGGGCGCGGGCATCTCGATAGGCGCCCTGTTCGCGGTATTCACCGGGCTTTGGGTTTGGACCCTGCCTGAGACCAAGGGGACGAAGATCGGGGCCTGA
- a CDS encoding SIS domain-containing protein, with amino-acid sequence MCGVIGLRCERDRGDLGEIASALLRMLEYRGYDSTGAAIQTAAGKVTLLKDVGSPTAVTRRLGIPRLSGRVFCGQVRWATFGSVTRENAQPHEVSCKTHLYGAHNGNITNCDRLKDWLIKNGHRVLSDNDGEMLVHTVEHYFAAELRRTPDRAAALKAAVLAAAKKMVGSYAAVVVDPVTQRLAAIKAGSSLYMGLGHDEAKGAFAIASSDLASVLSRTKMLLPMAEGEFALYDHERADFYDLQTGRRLRKKPARSRLKVEETELKEPFRYFMQQEIFSQPAAVRKVLGLFLRRSDLLSAADRFARRRPALARRAVRSVQSLAALTHAEELRRDFARAARGADFTALRRLAAAAALPNGPCESSLGSFLEELGRLAPGGSWAALRLLDGLCLRDEADEVARRVRGFTRLLRRTRRQGGAVYLVACGTSFHAAKVAAVFFNRIAGLKLHALLPGDFRAEAGASLGEADLLIGISQSGETKDLIDVLDLARAARRGVKVVTLVNNLNSTLALEKTDLCIPLCCGPEIAVPATKSFMNQLAVLYALALAAAGPEARGLRQRREDLLRVPQLLEDTLAGTREAVERAAAELFLAPSIHILATGMQGVAKEGALKIREVVLNHTEGYEASEFKHGPNTILGVNTVFGLEAVLGALAQTARPKPELFRGLYANYPLIFVTGPAQRDVNLTVSQINTHKIRGADLYVVAEPSRALSEAISRNRTAHRGRAGRAVFIPLPKTGDDLLPFFTSSLALQLLALSMSVRKLAHLDALGFADHGVHPDSPKNVSKSITVD; translated from the coding sequence ATGTGCGGCGTCATCGGCCTGCGCTGTGAACGCGACCGCGGCGACCTCGGCGAGATCGCCAGCGCCCTGTTGCGCATGCTGGAATACCGCGGCTACGACTCCACGGGCGCGGCCATCCAGACCGCGGCCGGCAAGGTCACTTTGCTCAAGGACGTGGGCTCACCCACGGCCGTGACCCGCCGATTGGGCATCCCCCGGCTCTCGGGCCGGGTCTTCTGCGGCCAGGTGCGCTGGGCCACCTTCGGCTCGGTCACGCGCGAGAACGCCCAGCCCCACGAGGTCTCCTGCAAGACCCATCTCTACGGCGCCCACAACGGCAACATCACGAACTGCGACCGCCTGAAGGACTGGCTGATCAAGAACGGCCACCGCGTGCTCAGCGACAACGACGGCGAGATGCTCGTGCACACCGTCGAGCACTATTTCGCCGCGGAGCTGCGGCGCACCCCGGACCGCGCCGCGGCGCTCAAAGCCGCGGTCCTGGCCGCGGCGAAGAAGATGGTCGGCTCCTACGCCGCGGTGGTGGTGGACCCCGTGACCCAGCGGCTCGCGGCCATCAAGGCCGGCAGCAGCCTCTACATGGGCCTCGGACATGACGAGGCCAAGGGGGCCTTCGCCATCGCCTCCTCGGACCTGGCCTCGGTCCTCTCGCGCACCAAGATGCTCCTGCCCATGGCCGAGGGCGAATTCGCCCTCTACGACCACGAGCGGGCCGATTTCTACGACCTCCAGACCGGCCGGCGCCTCCGCAAGAAGCCGGCGCGCAGCCGTCTCAAGGTCGAGGAGACCGAGCTCAAGGAGCCTTTCCGCTACTTCATGCAGCAGGAGATCTTCAGCCAGCCCGCCGCGGTGCGCAAGGTCCTGGGCCTCTTCCTGCGCCGGTCCGACCTGCTCTCGGCCGCGGACCGCTTCGCGCGGCGCCGGCCCGCCCTGGCGCGCCGCGCCGTGCGTTCGGTGCAGTCCCTCGCCGCCTTGACCCACGCCGAAGAGCTGCGCCGCGATTTCGCGCGCGCCGCGCGCGGCGCGGACTTCACCGCTCTGCGCCGCCTGGCGGCGGCGGCCGCCCTGCCCAACGGGCCCTGCGAGTCGTCTTTGGGGAGCTTCCTGGAAGAGCTGGGCCGGCTGGCCCCGGGCGGCTCCTGGGCCGCTTTGCGCCTGCTCGACGGGCTCTGCCTCCGGGACGAGGCCGACGAGGTGGCCCGACGCGTGCGGGGCTTCACGCGCCTGCTGCGCCGGACGCGCCGGCAGGGCGGCGCGGTCTACCTGGTCGCCTGCGGGACCTCCTTCCACGCGGCCAAGGTGGCCGCCGTGTTCTTCAACCGCATCGCGGGCCTCAAGCTCCACGCCCTGCTGCCCGGCGACTTCCGGGCCGAAGCCGGCGCCTCCCTGGGAGAAGCCGACCTGCTCATCGGCATCAGCCAGAGCGGCGAGACCAAGGATCTCATCGACGTCCTGGACCTGGCGCGCGCCGCGCGCCGCGGCGTCAAGGTCGTGACCTTGGTCAACAACCTCAACTCCACCCTGGCCCTGGAGAAGACCGACCTCTGCATCCCGCTCTGCTGCGGCCCCGAGATCGCCGTTCCCGCCACCAAGAGCTTCATGAATCAGTTGGCCGTGCTCTACGCCTTGGCCCTGGCCGCGGCCGGGCCCGAGGCGCGGGGCTTGCGCCAGCGCCGGGAGGACCTGCTGCGCGTGCCGCAGCTCCTGGAGGACACTCTGGCCGGGACCCGCGAGGCGGTGGAACGCGCCGCGGCCGAGCTCTTCCTGGCGCCCAGCATCCACATCCTGGCCACGGGGATGCAGGGCGTGGCCAAGGAGGGGGCGCTCAAGATCCGCGAGGTGGTGCTCAACCACACCGAGGGCTACGAGGCCTCGGAGTTCAAGCACGGGCCCAACACCATCCTGGGGGTCAACACCGTCTTCGGCCTGGAGGCCGTGCTCGGGGCGCTGGCCCAGACGGCCCGGCCCAAGCCGGAGCTCTTCCGCGGCCTCTACGCGAACTACCCGCTCATCTTCGTGACCGGACCGGCGCAGAGGGACGTCAACCTCACGGTCTCGCAGATCAACACGCACAAGATCCGGGGCGCCGACCTCTACGTGGTGGCCGAGCCGAGCCGAGCCCTGAGCGAGGCCATATCCCGAAACCGCACGGCGCACCGGGGGCGCGCCGGACGCGCCGTCTTCATCCCTTTGCCCAAGACCGGCGACGACCTGCTGCCCTTCTTCACCAGCTCCTTGGCCCTGCAGCTGCTGGCCCTGAGCATGAGCGTGCGCAAGCTCGCCCACCTCGACGCCCTGGGCTTCGCGGACCACGGCGTGCACCCGGACTCTCCCAAGAACGTCAGCAAGTCCATCACGGTCGACTAG